In one Brevibacterium sp. CBA3109 genomic region, the following are encoded:
- a CDS encoding ABC transporter ATP-binding protein, producing the protein MSASALTIRGLQYSYGAHHVVDGIDLDAATGSILGVLGPNGAGKSTTISLAVGTRAPDAGRVEIFGHDPFRNHARTSLLAGVMLQDGGLPMSAKPLQVLRHLASLYPSPLSVDELADPLGLHEFSTRTIRRLSGGQKQRVALAAALIGRPRLVFLDEPCAGLDPQARAVVHDFIRELAAASVAVVLTTHDLAEAEELADEVVVIDRGRIIAQGAPEDLRSASPTGRRLVITVGRQLQPAPRELLATMNTIAPTSVAGPALVVDGDLDSAQIAGLCAAVADAGLAITDLDMHSQSLADVFFELTGRPLR; encoded by the coding sequence GTGTCAGCATCGGCCCTCACCATTCGTGGTCTCCAGTACTCGTACGGCGCGCACCACGTCGTCGACGGGATCGACCTCGATGCCGCCACCGGATCCATCCTCGGTGTACTCGGTCCCAATGGCGCAGGCAAGTCGACGACGATCTCCCTCGCTGTGGGCACAAGAGCCCCCGATGCCGGTCGCGTGGAGATATTCGGCCATGATCCGTTCCGTAACCATGCACGGACATCGCTGCTCGCCGGCGTCATGCTGCAGGACGGGGGGCTGCCCATGAGCGCGAAACCGCTCCAGGTCCTGCGACACCTCGCGTCCCTCTATCCCAGTCCGCTCAGCGTCGATGAACTCGCCGACCCTTTGGGTCTGCACGAGTTCTCCACACGCACGATCCGGCGCCTCTCCGGAGGGCAGAAGCAGCGTGTGGCCCTGGCTGCCGCACTCATCGGCCGACCGCGGCTGGTCTTCCTCGATGAGCCCTGCGCCGGGCTCGATCCTCAGGCCCGGGCCGTAGTCCACGATTTCATCCGGGAACTGGCAGCAGCCTCGGTGGCCGTTGTCCTGACAACCCATGACCTCGCCGAAGCGGAGGAACTCGCCGATGAGGTCGTCGTCATCGATCGCGGTCGCATCATCGCCCAGGGTGCGCCCGAGGACCTGCGCAGCGCCTCTCCCACCGGACGCCGCCTCGTCATCACGGTGGGCCGGCAGCTACAGCCAGCTCCTCGTGAACTCCTGGCCACCATGAACACGATCGCCCCCACCTCGGTCGCGGGGCCGGCCCTCGTCGTCGACGGGGACCTCGACAGCGCGCAGATCGCAGGCCTGTGCGCGGCAGTCGCCGATGCGGGGCTGGCGATCACGGACCTCGACATGCACTCACAGTCGCTGGCGGATGTGTTCTTCGAACTCACGGGCAGGCCGCTGCGATGA
- the tkt gene encoding transketolase, translating to MNSLSWTELDNRAVDTARLLAADAVQKAGHGHPGTAMSLAPVAHYLYQYGLKHDPADPTWAGRDRFVLSCGHSSLTQYVQLYLSGFGLELDDLKALRTWGSLTPGHPEVGHTAGVEITTGPLGSGLASAVGMAMASRRERGLFDPDAAPGDSPFDHSVVVLASDGDLEEGVSGEASSLAGTQELSNLIVIWDDNRISIEDDTAIAFSEDTAARYAAYGWHVQHVDFRAGDEYKEDVDAFHTAMEAAKEDSRPSFIRLSTIIAWPAPNAQNTGGSHGSALGVDEIKATKEILGFDPEETFAVPPEVLNHTRSALDRGRSAHIEWDESYTAWREANPANAELFDRLAKRELPAGLDNEFPVFEASDKGIATRAASGQVLNAIAATMPELWGGSADLAGSNNTLIKGDPSFLPEHRSTGAFSGNEYGRNIHFGVREFSAGLIGNGIALHGGTRPYSGTFLVFSDYQRPAIRLAALQQLPNVFVWTHDSIGLGEDGPTHQPIEHLSALRAIPGLDLVRPADANETSVVWRKVLDRTDGPSGLVLTRQAVPVLDREKYAPASEAARGGYVLFDTADEPEVAILASGSEVAIAIAAAEELQTAGTAARVISMPCQEWFDAQPEDYRRAVLPRGLKARVSIEAASAMSWHKYLGDAGRPVSIEHFGASADYATLYEKFGITSAAVVTAAEESIAAAKADA from the coding sequence ATGAACTCCCTGTCCTGGACAGAACTCGACAACCGCGCAGTCGACACCGCACGCCTCCTTGCCGCAGATGCAGTGCAGAAGGCTGGACACGGTCACCCCGGAACCGCGATGAGTCTTGCTCCCGTTGCACACTATCTCTACCAGTACGGGCTCAAGCATGATCCCGCCGATCCGACCTGGGCAGGCCGCGATCGCTTCGTTCTCTCCTGCGGACACAGCTCGTTGACCCAGTACGTCCAGCTCTACCTCTCGGGCTTCGGTCTCGAGCTCGACGATCTGAAGGCGCTGCGCACCTGGGGTTCGCTGACTCCAGGACACCCGGAGGTCGGTCACACTGCAGGCGTCGAGATCACCACGGGTCCGCTGGGATCCGGCCTCGCCTCGGCGGTGGGAATGGCCATGGCCTCTCGCCGCGAACGCGGCCTGTTCGACCCTGACGCTGCACCCGGTGACTCTCCCTTCGACCATTCCGTCGTGGTCCTGGCATCCGACGGCGACCTCGAGGAGGGCGTGTCGGGTGAGGCTTCATCCCTGGCCGGAACCCAGGAGCTGTCCAATCTGATCGTGATCTGGGACGACAACCGGATCTCCATCGAAGACGACACCGCGATCGCCTTCAGCGAGGACACCGCCGCTCGCTACGCCGCCTATGGCTGGCACGTGCAGCACGTGGACTTCAGGGCCGGTGACGAGTACAAGGAAGACGTGGATGCCTTCCACACGGCCATGGAAGCGGCGAAGGAGGATTCCCGTCCTTCCTTCATCCGTCTCTCGACGATCATCGCCTGGCCCGCTCCGAACGCGCAGAACACCGGCGGATCTCATGGTTCCGCACTCGGCGTCGACGAGATCAAGGCAACCAAGGAGATCCTCGGCTTCGATCCCGAAGAGACCTTCGCAGTTCCCCCCGAGGTGCTCAACCACACCCGTTCGGCATTGGACCGCGGCCGCAGTGCCCACATCGAGTGGGACGAGTCCTACACCGCCTGGCGCGAGGCGAACCCGGCCAACGCCGAACTCTTCGACCGTCTGGCCAAGCGCGAACTTCCGGCCGGACTCGACAACGAGTTCCCCGTCTTCGAAGCCAGCGACAAGGGCATCGCGACTCGCGCCGCTTCCGGACAGGTCCTCAACGCCATCGCCGCAACGATGCCCGAGCTGTGGGGAGGATCCGCCGACCTCGCTGGATCGAACAACACACTGATCAAGGGCGACCCGAGCTTCCTGCCCGAGCATCGTTCGACCGGAGCGTTCTCCGGCAACGAATACGGACGCAACATCCACTTCGGCGTCCGCGAATTCTCCGCCGGACTCATCGGCAACGGCATCGCGCTGCACGGTGGCACTCGCCCCTACAGCGGCACCTTCCTCGTCTTCAGCGACTACCAGCGTCCGGCCATCCGGCTGGCCGCCCTGCAGCAGCTGCCGAACGTGTTCGTGTGGACGCACGATTCGATCGGCCTCGGCGAAGATGGACCCACGCACCAGCCGATCGAACACCTCTCTGCGCTGCGGGCGATTCCCGGTCTCGACCTGGTCCGCCCGGCCGACGCGAATGAGACCTCAGTCGTGTGGCGCAAGGTCCTCGATCGCACCGACGGCCCCAGCGGGCTCGTGCTCACCCGTCAGGCCGTCCCGGTCCTCGATCGTGAGAAGTATGCTCCGGCTTCCGAGGCGGCACGGGGCGGCTACGTTCTCTTCGACACTGCGGATGAACCCGAGGTTGCCATCCTCGCCAGCGGTTCTGAGGTTGCCATCGCAATCGCCGCAGCCGAGGAGCTGCAGACCGCAGGCACTGCCGCACGTGTCATCTCGATGCCGTGCCAGGAATGGTTCGACGCTCAGCCCGAGGACTACCGCAGAGCAGTCCTCCCTCGTGGCCTCAAGGCCCGTGTGAGCATCGAAGCCGCATCGGCGATGAGCTGGCACAAGTACCTCGGCGATGCCGGCCGCCCCGTGTCGATCGAGCACTTCGGTGCTTCGGCCGATTACGCCACATTGTATGAGAAGTTCGGAATCACCTCGGCGGCAGTCGTCACCGCTGCCGAGGAATCGATCGCAGCAGCGAAGGCGGACGCATGA
- the tal gene encoding transaldolase, translated as MSRNLAQLSEYGVSIWLDDLSRTRLESGDLARLIKDSNVTGVTTNPTIFANAIAGSDSYDSAVAELGADEVSADEAIESLTTADVAAAARLFRPVYDATNGDDGRVSIEVAPPLAHDAEGTVAAAKALWERVGEPNAMIKIPATEAGLRAISETIAAGISVNVTLVFSLTRYRHVVEAFLQGLEKARAAGHDLSQIKSVASIFVSRVDAEIDARLDGLDGPAGADLKGQAGIANCVLAHEIHSQLFTSERFRVLELAGATPQRLLWASTGVKNPDYPDTMYVSGLVAQNTVNTMPEPTMQAFADHGEVTAEISPENYRAADEVFDRLARLGIDYAEVMTVLETQGLEKFDVSWAELQDTIRTALDRS; from the coding sequence ATGAGCAGAAATCTGGCACAGCTGAGCGAGTACGGAGTCTCCATCTGGCTCGACGACCTGTCACGGACCCGCCTCGAATCCGGCGATCTGGCGCGGCTCATCAAGGACTCGAACGTCACCGGAGTGACAACGAACCCGACGATCTTCGCGAATGCCATCGCCGGGTCGGACAGCTATGACTCCGCCGTTGCCGAACTCGGCGCGGACGAGGTCTCCGCCGATGAGGCGATCGAATCCCTGACCACCGCGGACGTCGCAGCGGCGGCCAGACTCTTCCGCCCCGTCTATGACGCCACCAACGGCGATGACGGGCGTGTGTCGATCGAGGTCGCTCCCCCGCTGGCACACGATGCAGAGGGCACCGTCGCGGCGGCGAAGGCACTGTGGGAGCGAGTCGGCGAACCCAATGCGATGATCAAGATCCCCGCGACCGAAGCCGGACTGCGTGCGATCTCAGAGACCATCGCAGCAGGCATCAGCGTCAACGTCACCTTGGTGTTCTCACTCACCCGTTACCGCCATGTCGTCGAAGCCTTCCTCCAAGGTCTGGAGAAGGCTCGTGCCGCCGGACATGATCTCAGCCAGATCAAGTCGGTGGCTTCGATCTTCGTCTCTCGCGTGGATGCGGAGATCGACGCACGGCTGGACGGCCTCGATGGCCCGGCCGGAGCAGACCTCAAGGGTCAGGCAGGAATCGCGAACTGTGTGCTGGCCCATGAGATCCACTCGCAGCTGTTCACTTCCGAGCGCTTCCGAGTCCTCGAACTCGCCGGCGCCACACCGCAGCGACTGCTGTGGGCATCGACCGGAGTCAAGAACCCCGACTATCCCGACACGATGTACGTGTCGGGACTCGTTGCCCAGAACACCGTGAACACGATGCCCGAACCCACGATGCAGGCCTTCGCCGACCATGGTGAGGTGACTGCCGAGATCTCGCCGGAGAACTACCGGGCCGCCGACGAGGTCTTCGACCGACTGGCACGGCTTGGAATCGACTACGCGGAGGTGATGACTGTGCTCGAGACTCAAGGACTCGAGAAGTTCGACGTCAGCTGGGCAGAGCTCCAGGACACGATTCGCACTGCTTTGGACCGCTCATGA
- a CDS encoding ABC transporter permease — protein MRTRRVMAQVRFETISVLRNGEQLLLSLILPLGLLIFLAKAPLLSGLGIVAPGSDPLTVALPGALSLCLASTAFTGQAIATAFDRRYGVLRQLATTPLGTNGLILGKLGAVIVVVIIQFMLAFAIALGLGFNGPVNTLALVLTTLLGTAALLSLGLLMAGTVRAEATLAGANLIWVLMAGVGGLVIAHPGEWGTVVGYLPSGALGDAMRAAVGGAGFDVKALIVLLVWGLVGTLAARRWFRFE, from the coding sequence ATGAGAACCAGACGTGTCATGGCGCAGGTGAGGTTCGAGACGATCTCCGTCCTCCGCAATGGTGAACAGCTGCTGCTCTCTCTCATCCTGCCGCTGGGATTGCTCATCTTCCTCGCAAAGGCTCCTCTGCTCAGCGGTCTCGGGATCGTTGCACCAGGCTCCGATCCGCTCACCGTGGCACTGCCCGGTGCGCTGAGCCTGTGTCTGGCATCGACGGCGTTCACCGGCCAGGCGATCGCCACGGCCTTCGACCGCCGCTATGGGGTCCTGCGTCAGCTGGCGACGACGCCGCTGGGCACGAATGGACTCATCCTGGGCAAGCTCGGCGCCGTCATCGTCGTCGTCATCATCCAATTCATGCTTGCTTTTGCCATCGCCCTGGGCCTGGGCTTCAACGGGCCTGTGAACACCCTCGCACTGGTCCTGACCACGCTGCTTGGCACCGCGGCACTGCTGTCTCTAGGCTTGCTCATGGCGGGTACAGTGCGCGCAGAAGCCACTCTGGCGGGAGCGAATCTGATCTGGGTGCTCATGGCCGGCGTGGGCGGACTCGTCATCGCACATCCGGGAGAATGGGGCACCGTCGTGGGCTATCTGCCCTCCGGCGCCTTGGGTGACGCAATGCGCGCGGCCGTCGGCGGTGCGGGCTTCGATGTCAAAGCACTGATCGTGCTCCTCGTGTGGGGGCTGGTGGGAACGCTTGCAGCACGCAGGTGGTTCCGATTCGAATGA
- a CDS encoding heme o synthase: MSELRQNQDTQSERPLQRAIDEERLSKRPRSIISAYIALTKPRVIELLLVTTAPVMFLAAQGMPNIWLVINTLIGGAAAAASASVFNCYVDRDIDAKMERTKHRPLVTGEITPRAALIFAFALGLGSIFWLGGFTNWVTAGLTACAILLYAVFYTLILKRRTTQNIVWGGAAGCMPVLIGWSAVTGGLSWEALLLFLVVFFWTPPHYWPLAIKYKADYDAADVPMLPSKVPPTNVGRQMIAYTWAMVACSLALIPLAPMGPVYTGVAVLAGAWFLFSCYALVSRAKKGKSGTSLRAMKVFHGSITYLSLLFLAVAIDPFVLPGFW; the protein is encoded by the coding sequence GTGAGTGAACTTCGTCAGAACCAGGACACGCAGAGTGAACGTCCTCTGCAGAGGGCAATCGACGAGGAACGACTCTCAAAACGTCCCCGCTCGATCATCAGTGCCTACATCGCACTGACCAAGCCTCGAGTGATCGAACTCCTGCTGGTGACCACCGCTCCTGTCATGTTCCTGGCTGCACAGGGCATGCCGAATATCTGGCTGGTCATCAACACACTCATCGGCGGCGCAGCAGCCGCAGCCTCTGCTTCGGTCTTCAACTGCTATGTTGATCGCGACATCGACGCGAAGATGGAGCGCACCAAGCACCGTCCGCTCGTCACCGGTGAGATCACACCACGAGCCGCACTCATCTTCGCCTTCGCCTTGGGCCTGGGTTCGATCTTCTGGCTCGGTGGCTTCACGAACTGGGTGACCGCCGGCCTCACCGCCTGCGCGATCCTGCTCTACGCGGTTTTCTACACCCTGATCCTCAAACGCCGCACCACGCAGAACATCGTCTGGGGCGGTGCCGCGGGTTGCATGCCTGTGCTGATCGGTTGGTCTGCCGTCACCGGCGGGCTGTCCTGGGAAGCACTCCTGCTCTTCCTCGTGGTCTTCTTCTGGACCCCGCCGCACTACTGGCCGCTGGCGATCAAATACAAGGCTGACTACGATGCCGCAGACGTTCCGATGCTGCCCTCGAAGGTGCCGCCGACGAACGTCGGTCGCCAAATGATCGCCTACACCTGGGCGATGGTGGCGTGCTCACTGGCACTCATTCCGCTTGCCCCGATGGGTCCCGTCTACACGGGTGTCGCGGTTCTCGCCGGTGCCTGGTTCCTGTTCTCCTGCTATGCTCTCGTCTCCCGTGCGAAGAAGGGCAAGAGCGGAACCTCTCTGCGTGCGATGAAAGTCTTCCACGGCTCGATCACCTACTTGTCACTGCTGTTCCTCGCAGTCGCGATCGACCCATTCGTTCTGCCCGGCTTCTGGTAG
- a CDS encoding COX15/CtaA family protein, translating into MVTTKIRIAAWAMLIAQGGIIFSGGIVRLTGSGLGCTDWPKCTPDSLVTTPEMGIHGVIEFGNRLLAVGLALIGVIIFLMLWKNRKKRPDLFWLNLGLLAIVPVQAIVGGITVWTKLNPWVVAGHFVPSAIAVGVAAYFVRRTYDTGVRTGHKAPSPLPALGWIILGLTAIVVLFGVLTTGAGPHSGSTMSTRNGLDNVWITRSHAFPVWLLVIATITSLVLAVKKHTVMVRPLIVLLAVEVAQGIIGYVQYFTGVPIVLVAFHMIGLSATIAASVAVLDSAYPRSTQTNADHAVPAVH; encoded by the coding sequence ATGGTCACAACCAAGATCCGCATCGCTGCCTGGGCCATGCTCATCGCGCAGGGCGGAATCATCTTCAGCGGCGGCATCGTCCGCCTCACAGGATCCGGCCTCGGCTGCACCGACTGGCCCAAGTGCACCCCCGATTCGCTTGTCACGACCCCGGAGATGGGCATCCACGGTGTCATCGAGTTCGGAAACCGTCTGCTGGCAGTGGGCCTGGCCCTCATCGGCGTCATCATCTTCCTCATGCTGTGGAAGAACCGGAAGAAACGGCCGGATCTGTTCTGGCTCAACCTCGGTCTCCTTGCAATTGTGCCGGTCCAAGCCATCGTCGGTGGGATCACCGTCTGGACCAAGCTCAACCCCTGGGTCGTGGCCGGTCACTTCGTCCCCTCGGCCATCGCCGTCGGCGTCGCCGCGTACTTCGTTCGCCGCACCTACGACACGGGCGTGCGCACGGGCCACAAGGCACCGTCGCCACTGCCCGCACTCGGCTGGATCATCCTCGGCCTGACCGCGATCGTCGTACTCTTCGGCGTGCTCACCACGGGTGCGGGCCCGCACTCAGGTTCGACGATGTCGACGCGCAACGGCCTCGACAACGTCTGGATCACTCGTTCTCATGCCTTCCCGGTCTGGCTGCTCGTCATCGCGACCATCACCTCCCTCGTCCTTGCCGTCAAGAAGCACACCGTCATGGTTCGACCGCTGATCGTGCTCCTCGCCGTCGAGGTCGCGCAGGGAATCATCGGCTACGTCCAGTACTTCACCGGGGTGCCCATCGTGCTCGTGGCATTCCATATGATCGGCCTCTCGGCTACGATCGCGGCAAGCGTTGCCGTCCTCGACAGCGCCTACCCGAGGAGCACCCAGACCAACGCCGATCACGCCGTGCCCGCGGTTCACTGA